The following are from one region of the Salvia splendens isolate huo1 chromosome 2, SspV2, whole genome shotgun sequence genome:
- the LOC121792237 gene encoding uncharacterized protein LOC121792237 encodes MWQFIVAAAAAAGSGILAKKLITPHDTDCDIKYLDSAETKSSPPQDSVFESNYTLKENTIQENAETLVDEAAIFRFSSPEIASKELRTNTRNGFRNGGPKRGKKKNAASEACRKEAVADQVGFKSGKRISVCLKKRRTGKHAAGKCESCVSKDNSFGWGVGVGIMYMVSAGTAEISKLNSAMCETVKTVEELKAEISKRKNSQNVSVPVAGNEAGTNKKFVESCYKDPSFTRAATKSEENMNAFSPALTDEGECASSILTNNQHSEVLEMHQLEAELESELQKLPWSGMEASSSDGRTDIYETEVLAKGEAFENASSYQYNGVSAGELDQKLCHLLVEQQESQIMELEAELNEAHSKLHQKETELQKLRDCVKRLTEFSLVNASDEEGENEEADVQAITDGIEEKKAGLESMVGMKRSIGCTSYICSGK; translated from the exons ATGTGGCAATTCATCGTAGCAGCAGCGGCTGCAGCAGGATCTGGGATTTTAgccaaaaaattaattacccCCCATGATACTGACTGCGACATAAAATACCTAGATTCTGCTGAAACTAAATCTTCACCGCCACAAGATTCTGTCTTTGAATCAAACTATACACTCAAAGAAAACACTATTCAAGAGAACGCAGAAACCCTCGTCGACGAGGCCGCGATCTTCAGGTTTTCGAGTCCGGAGATCGCGTCTAAGGAGCTTAGGACGAATACTCGAAATGGGTTCAGAAATGGGGGTCCGAAGaggggaaaaaagaaaaatgctgCGTCGGAAGCCTGTCGGAAAGAGGCGGTGGCGGATCAGGTTGGTTTTAAGAGTGGAAAGAGGATTTCTGTTTGCTTGAAGAAGAGGAGAACTGGCAAGCATGCTGCAGGGAAGTGTGAATCTTGTGTTTCAAAAG ATAATtcatttggatggggagttggTGTTGGGATAATGTATATGGTGTCAGCTGGAACAGCTGAAATCTCTAAGTTGAACTCTGCAATGTGCGAGACGGTAAAAACTGTCGAAGAACTAAAAGCCGAGATCTCAAAAAGGAAAAACTCACAAAACGTGAGTGTCCCAGTTGCTGGGAATGAAGCTGGAACAAATAAGAAGTTTGTTGAAAGCTGTTACAAAGATCCATCATTCACTAGGGCAGCTACCAAGAGCGAAGAAAATATGAATGCATTTAGTCCTGCTTTGACCGATGAAGGTGAATGTGCGAGTAGCATTCTTACGAATAATCAGCATTCCGAGGTGTTAGAAATGCATCAGTTGGAAGCAGAGCTAGAGTCTGAACTTCAGAAACTTCCCTGGTCTGGAATGGAAGCTTCTAGTTCTGATGGAAGAACAGACATTTATGAG ACTGAAGTGTTGGCTAAAGGAGAAGCGTTTGAGAATGCAAGCTCGTATCAATATAATGGTGTGTCGGCAGGTGAACTGGATCAGAAACTGTGTCATTTGCTCGTCGAACAACAGGAAAGCCAAATAATGGAGCTAGAGGCCGAATTGAATGAGGCGCATTCCAAACTCCACCAGAAAGAAACTGAGCTCCAAAAACTCAGAGACTGTGTGAAACGACTAACAGAGTTTTCGCTAGTCAATGCTTCAG ATGAAGAAGGTGAGAATGAAGAGGCGGATGTGCAGGCAATAACAGATGGAATTGAAGAGAAGAAGGCTGGATTGGAATCAATGGTTGGAATGAAACGAAGCATTGGCTGTACATCATACATTTGCTCTGGTAAATAA